The following are from one region of the Paenibacillus sp. JZ16 genome:
- a CDS encoding L-threonylcarbamoyladenylate synthase encodes MEPSQQRDNGFRQAAANSTQVWHVSNSLSRESLSLEKEAKLALQEAGQVLERGGTVAFPTETVYGLGADAGNTEAVESVFAAKGRPSDNPLIVHISELTQLDGLVRYVNETERALMARFWPGPLSLVLPVKPGAVSPRVTAGLDTVAVRMPDHNVALALISAAGRPLAAPSANRSGRPSPTLASHVLEDLAGAIDGVLDGGPAGVGVESTVVQVGEDGAVTVLRPGGVTAEQLAAVAASVRMDPALHRAAGEAESPAPRSPGMKYTHYAPKGAMCVVQGPRADAVSARIAAELEAAARRGEVTGVLSFDEHIGHYRADVAVSLGSLAAPEEAARRLYAGLRRFDDEGATFILAEACPEQGLGAAVMNRLLKAAGHHIIDVN; translated from the coding sequence ATGGAACCTAGCCAGCAGCGGGATAACGGCTTCCGCCAGGCTGCTGCAAATTCAACCCAGGTGTGGCATGTATCGAACTCGCTGTCCAGGGAGAGCTTGAGTTTGGAGAAGGAGGCGAAGCTGGCGCTGCAGGAAGCGGGGCAGGTGCTCGAGCGGGGCGGAACGGTGGCCTTTCCGACGGAAACGGTCTACGGGCTTGGCGCAGACGCCGGTAATACGGAAGCGGTCGAGAGTGTGTTTGCCGCGAAGGGCCGGCCGTCGGACAATCCATTGATCGTGCATATTTCGGAGCTTACTCAGCTTGACGGTTTGGTCCGTTATGTGAATGAGACGGAAAGGGCCTTGATGGCAAGGTTCTGGCCTGGGCCGCTATCGCTGGTGCTGCCCGTTAAACCGGGTGCCGTATCCCCTCGTGTGACGGCGGGGCTCGATACCGTTGCCGTGCGGATGCCGGATCACAACGTGGCGCTGGCCTTGATCAGCGCGGCCGGGCGTCCGCTGGCTGCGCCGAGCGCGAACCGTTCCGGTCGGCCAAGCCCGACGCTGGCCAGCCATGTCCTGGAGGATTTGGCCGGGGCGATCGACGGCGTCCTCGACGGCGGCCCTGCCGGGGTGGGCGTCGAGTCGACGGTGGTGCAAGTCGGCGAAGACGGCGCCGTCACGGTGCTCCGCCCGGGCGGCGTCACGGCCGAGCAGCTTGCCGCCGTTGCGGCAAGCGTGCGCATGGACCCGGCGCTGCATCGCGCCGCCGGGGAGGCGGAGAGCCCGGCGCCGCGCTCGCCGGGCATGAAGTACACGCACTACGCACCGAAGGGTGCGATGTGCGTGGTGCAGGGCCCGCGTGCCGACGCCGTTTCGGCACGCATCGCGGCCGAGCTTGAGGCGGCTGCCCGGCGCGGGGAGGTGACCGGCGTGCTGTCGTTCGACGAGCACATCGGTCACTACCGCGCGGACGTTGCCGTCTCGCTCGGCAGCCTGGCCGCGCCGGAGGAAGCGGCCCGCCGGCTGTACGCCGGCCTGCGCCGGTTCGATGACGAAGGCGCAACCTTCATCCTGGCCGAAGCGTGCCCGGAGCAGGGCCTCGGAGCAGCCGTCATGAACCGGCTGCTGAAGGCCGCGGGACACCACATCATCGACGTGAATTAA
- the spoIIR gene encoding stage II sporulation protein R, whose product MKNVSETLRIIVKKMVVLLSCMFMVIMAWEGQQIDASVVGGPIPQESIRLRILANSDSPSDQLVKREIRDSVVEQMQLWVLQLENPQSLEDAKELTRQHLPEIRQLVSEELKKRGITYSYTVELGVVPFPTKLYGGTVYPAGDYDALRITLGEGQGQNWWCVLFPPLCFIDGGSGDAAAQPVDAGIQTVSAEAGEASQEEVPKNAGDSEPEVRFFLWDMFLGIWNWVVSLF is encoded by the coding sequence ATGAAAAATGTTAGTGAAACCCTCCGTATTATCGTGAAGAAAATGGTTGTGCTCTTATCCTGTATGTTTATGGTCATCATGGCTTGGGAAGGACAGCAGATTGATGCTTCCGTTGTTGGCGGTCCGATCCCTCAGGAATCGATACGACTTCGCATACTGGCGAATTCCGATAGCCCGTCCGATCAGCTGGTCAAAAGAGAGATTCGTGATTCGGTCGTTGAGCAAATGCAGCTCTGGGTCCTGCAGCTGGAGAACCCGCAAAGCCTGGAAGACGCCAAAGAATTAACCCGGCAGCATCTTCCGGAAATCCGCCAATTGGTGAGTGAAGAGTTGAAGAAAAGAGGGATTACGTACAGTTACACCGTAGAGCTTGGTGTTGTGCCGTTCCCGACGAAGTTATACGGGGGCACGGTTTATCCGGCCGGCGATTACGATGCGCTGCGGATTACGTTAGGCGAAGGTCAAGGGCAGAACTGGTGGTGCGTCTTGTTCCCGCCCCTTTGTTTCATCGATGGTGGCAGCGGGGATGCGGCGGCGCAGCCTGTTGACGCAGGTATCCAAACGGTTTCAGCAGAGGCCGGCGAGGCTTCCCAAGAGGAAGTTCCGAAGAATGCAGGCGACAGTGAACCGGAGGTCCGCTTCTTCTTGTGGGATATGTTCCTTGGCATTTGGAACTGGGTGGTAAGCTTGTTCTAG
- a CDS encoding FtsW/RodA/SpoVE family cell cycle protein, with protein MLQKFKKMDYVIVFVLVLMMGISITSIYSTTVDTKFEGSHLRMVAFYIVGFIAFFGISLLDYRLLIKYAKYIYLGGLAVLVLVMFIGKDINGAQGWIYIGSLSIQPAELFKLILIIFLSFVLVRKNKPLLSFWKDVVPIGLLAFVPFVLVMAQNDLGNALSYVVILLGLLWIGNVKFSHALIGLALVAGVAFGGAQAYIHYHDELLESKILKPHWVERIDPWLYPEKATAKASYHTTNAKLAIASGGMSGEGYMQGSSIQSGRVPYAYSDSIFVQIAEEFGFIGSSILLLLYFILIHRLILISLESRERAGPFLIIGIVAMFLYQIFENIGMFIGLMPLTGITLPFISYGGTSLVISMASLGVAMSVKLHGQEVEEDMPDPHAYRPAASKQA; from the coding sequence ATGCTTCAAAAATTTAAGAAGATGGATTACGTTATTGTTTTCGTACTGGTTTTGATGATGGGTATCAGCATTACGTCGATATACAGCACAACCGTTGACACCAAATTTGAGGGCTCTCATCTCCGCATGGTTGCCTTTTACATTGTCGGCTTTATTGCTTTTTTTGGCATAAGCCTGCTGGATTACCGGTTGTTGATTAAATATGCTAAATATATTTACCTGGGCGGATTGGCCGTGTTGGTCCTCGTTATGTTTATCGGTAAGGATATTAACGGCGCCCAAGGCTGGATTTACATTGGCAGTTTAAGTATACAGCCTGCTGAATTGTTCAAGCTGATCCTGATTATTTTCCTTTCTTTTGTATTGGTGCGCAAAAACAAACCGCTGCTGTCCTTCTGGAAGGACGTTGTTCCGATCGGACTCTTGGCATTCGTGCCTTTTGTGCTCGTCATGGCCCAGAATGATTTGGGTAACGCGCTCAGTTATGTCGTTATTTTGCTGGGGCTGCTCTGGATCGGAAACGTCAAGTTCTCCCATGCGCTCATTGGGCTTGCGCTTGTGGCAGGCGTGGCCTTCGGCGGCGCTCAGGCCTATATTCATTATCATGATGAACTGCTGGAATCGAAAATACTGAAGCCGCACTGGGTGGAACGGATTGATCCGTGGCTGTATCCGGAGAAGGCGACCGCCAAGGCCAGCTATCATACAACGAATGCGAAGCTTGCCATCGCTTCGGGCGGCATGAGCGGCGAGGGTTACATGCAAGGCTCGTCGATCCAGTCGGGCAGGGTGCCTTATGCGTACTCTGATTCCATATTTGTGCAGATTGCCGAGGAATTCGGGTTTATCGGATCTTCTATTCTGCTTCTGTTATATTTCATCTTGATCCATCGGCTGATCCTGATCTCCCTGGAATCCCGGGAGCGTGCGGGGCCGTTTCTCATTATAGGGATCGTGGCCATGTTCCTATATCAGATCTTCGAGAACATCGGCATGTTTATCGGTTTAATGCCGCTGACAGGGATTACGCTGCCCTTTATCAGTTACGGGGGAACTTCCCTTGTGATCAGCATGGCCAGTCTGGGAGTAGCCATGAGCGTCAAGCTGCATGGCCAGGAAGTGGAGGAAGATATGCCGGATCCGCATGCCTATCGTCCGGCGGCTTCTAAGCAGGCGTAA
- a CDS encoding FtsW/RodA/SpoVE family cell cycle protein, with amino-acid sequence MLQKFKKIDFVIVFVLLMLMVVSITSIYSATLDTTGFEKHHIKMAIFYILGFAAFFGLSLIDYRLWNKYALHIYIGGLLTLLLPSFIGQTKNNATGWINLGIVDFQPAELFKLVLIIFITYLLIRKNKAKLSFWRDIVPIGLLTFIPFAVVMVQNDLGNGLSYIVILLGLLWIGNVKFSHALIGLLLVAGIAFGGAQAYIHYHDEIKESKIMESRGHWMERIDPWLVPEKATAKASYHTNNAKLAIASGGMSGEGYLQGSSVQSSRVPYTYSDSIFVQIAEEYGFIGSSVLLLLYFILIHRMILISLESRDRAGPFLIIGIVAMLLYQIFENIGMFIGLMPLTGITLPFISYGGTSLIINMACLGVVMSVKLHGQEVEEDMPNPQTYRSAPPKQA; translated from the coding sequence ATGCTTCAGAAATTCAAGAAGATTGATTTTGTTATCGTTTTTGTACTGTTGATGCTAATGGTTGTCAGTATTACATCGATATATAGTGCCACGCTCGACACAACCGGATTCGAAAAACACCATATCAAGATGGCGATATTTTATATCCTCGGATTCGCAGCCTTTTTCGGGCTCAGCTTGATTGATTATCGTTTATGGAATAAATACGCACTGCACATATACATCGGAGGGTTATTAACCCTTTTGCTGCCTTCCTTCATCGGCCAGACCAAAAATAATGCCACGGGCTGGATTAATCTCGGTATCGTTGATTTTCAACCTGCGGAGTTGTTTAAGCTGGTGCTGATCATATTTATCACCTATCTTCTTATCCGTAAGAACAAAGCGAAGTTGTCTTTTTGGCGGGACATCGTACCGATTGGGCTTTTGACGTTTATTCCGTTTGCCGTTGTCATGGTGCAGAATGACTTGGGTAATGGACTAAGTTATATTGTCATCTTGCTTGGGCTGTTATGGATCGGTAATGTGAAGTTCTCGCACGCTCTTATCGGACTGCTGCTTGTAGCAGGGATTGCATTTGGTGGAGCCCAGGCCTACATCCACTATCATGATGAAATTAAAGAATCGAAAATCATGGAGAGCCGCGGTCATTGGATGGAACGGATCGATCCATGGCTGGTACCCGAAAAAGCTACCGCAAAGGCGAGTTATCATACGAACAACGCCAAGCTGGCCATTGCTTCCGGCGGTATGAGCGGGGAAGGGTACTTGCAGGGGAGCTCCGTACAATCCTCACGTGTGCCTTATACGTATTCGGATTCGATTTTTGTGCAAATTGCAGAGGAATATGGCTTCATCGGTTCTTCCGTTTTGTTGTTGTTATATTTCATACTCATTCACAGGATGATTTTGATATCATTGGAAAGTCGGGACAGAGCAGGCCCGTTTTTAATCATCGGTATCGTTGCCATGCTGCTGTATCAAATCTTTGAGAATATCGGCATGTTTATTGGATTAATGCCTTTGACCGGGATTACGCTGCCCTTCATCAGTTATGGCGGAACCTCGCTCATCATTAACATGGCGTGTCTCGGGGTCGTCATGAGTGTGAAGCTGCATGGGCAGGAAGTGGAGGAGGATATGCCCAATCCTCAAACGTACCGTTCCGCTCCGCCCAAACAGGCTTGA
- the prmC gene encoding peptide chain release factor N(5)-glutamine methyltransferase, with protein sequence MKRTRFELTPQRSIREAFVEASSFLDAMRVMEPQRNAQLLLEHVLELSGTSYYMALAEPFPADRRHALEDVINRKAQGVPAQYIIGEQEFYGRPFEVTPAVLIPRPETELLVEAVLKYGRELTPRSKRLKAIDIGTGSGAIAITLALQEAAWDLLASDISPDALEVAARNAKHLNADVEFRQGNLLEPFAGMAPDILVSNPPYIPAEDIEGLQPEVRDYEPRTALDGGPDGLNPYRIMMEQLPLLSAPPRLIAFELGMGQAGDVAELLRSAGHWKEIVTVPDLAGIDRHVLGISR encoded by the coding sequence TTGAAGCGGACGAGATTTGAATTGACGCCGCAGCGCAGCATAAGAGAAGCCTTTGTGGAGGCTTCTTCTTTTTTAGACGCCATGCGGGTAATGGAGCCGCAGCGGAATGCGCAGCTGCTGCTGGAGCATGTGCTGGAATTGTCGGGAACCTCATATTATATGGCGCTCGCGGAGCCGTTTCCGGCGGATCGCCGCCACGCCTTGGAGGACGTCATTAATCGCAAGGCGCAGGGCGTCCCTGCGCAGTATATTATCGGCGAGCAGGAGTTCTACGGCCGGCCGTTTGAAGTTACGCCGGCGGTTCTCATTCCGCGTCCGGAAACGGAACTGCTCGTGGAAGCGGTGCTGAAGTATGGACGGGAGCTCACTCCGCGGTCAAAAAGGTTAAAGGCCATAGACATCGGTACCGGCAGCGGGGCCATTGCCATTACGTTGGCATTACAGGAGGCGGCGTGGGATTTGCTGGCGAGTGATATTTCGCCTGATGCGCTAGAGGTTGCTGCGCGTAATGCGAAGCATCTGAATGCCGATGTCGAGTTCCGGCAGGGGAACCTGCTGGAGCCGTTCGCCGGCATGGCGCCGGACATCCTCGTCTCCAACCCGCCTTACATTCCGGCGGAGGATATTGAGGGGCTTCAGCCCGAAGTCCGCGACTATGAGCCGCGAACGGCACTGGATGGCGGGCCGGACGGTTTGAATCCGTACCGGATCATGATGGAGCAGCTGCCCTTGCTGTCAGCGCCGCCGCGGCTGATTGCCTTTGAGCTGGGCATGGGCCAAGCCGGGGATGTGGCAGAGCTTTTACGGAGTGCAGGGCACTGGAAGGAAATCGTCACGGTGCCGGATTTGGCGGGCATTGACAGGCATGTCTTGGGAATATCCCGTTAA
- the prfA gene encoding peptide chain release factor 1, whose translation MLDRLQSLADRYEKLSELLCDPDVANDSKKLRDYSKEQSDLQPAYEAYVEYKNVIEELEAAKTMQGEKLDDEMREMVKMEIEELTQREQELAEKIRILLLPKDPNDDKNVIIEIRGAAGGDEAALFASDLYRMYTRYADTQGWKVELMDVNTNDLGGFKEVIFMINGRGAYSKMKFESGAHRVQRIPATESGGRIHTSTSTVAVMPEAEEVDIEIHDKDIRVDTFCSSGAGGQSVNTTKSAVRVTHIPTGIVATCQDGKSQNSNKEKALQVLRARIFDMMRQEEEAKYAGERKSKVGTGDRSERIRTYNFPQSRVTDHRIGLTVHKLDQVMNGEIEEIVSALTLAEQAEAMEKGV comes from the coding sequence TTGTTGGACCGATTACAATCCCTTGCGGACCGTTACGAGAAGTTAAGTGAGCTGTTGTGCGATCCCGATGTCGCTAATGACTCCAAGAAGCTCAGGGATTATTCCAAAGAACAATCCGATTTACAGCCTGCTTATGAGGCTTATGTTGAATATAAAAATGTAATTGAAGAGCTCGAAGCTGCCAAAACCATGCAGGGCGAAAAGTTGGATGACGAAATGCGCGAAATGGTGAAAATGGAGATCGAGGAGCTTACCCAGCGCGAGCAAGAGCTGGCGGAGAAGATTCGGATCTTGCTGCTGCCGAAGGACCCGAACGATGACAAGAACGTGATCATCGAGATTCGCGGCGCTGCCGGCGGCGACGAGGCGGCGCTGTTTGCTTCCGACCTGTACCGGATGTATACCCGTTATGCGGATACTCAAGGCTGGAAGGTTGAACTGATGGACGTCAACACGAACGATCTGGGCGGCTTCAAGGAAGTGATCTTCATGATCAATGGCCGCGGCGCATACAGCAAAATGAAATTCGAGAGCGGCGCGCACCGTGTTCAGCGTATTCCGGCAACGGAATCCGGCGGGCGTATCCATACCTCCACCTCCACCGTGGCGGTTATGCCGGAGGCGGAAGAAGTGGACATCGAAATCCATGACAAGGACATCCGCGTAGATACCTTCTGCTCCAGTGGTGCAGGCGGTCAGTCCGTTAACACCACCAAGTCGGCGGTACGCGTAACGCACATCCCGACGGGGATCGTGGCTACGTGCCAAGACGGCAAATCGCAAAACTCCAATAAGGAGAAGGCGCTGCAGGTGCTTCGGGCCCGTATCTTTGATATGATGCGCCAAGAGGAAGAAGCGAAGTATGCCGGTGAGCGGAAGAGCAAAGTAGGTACAGGTGACCGCAGTGAGCGTATCCGTACGTACAACTTCCCGCAAAGCCGTGTAACCGATCATCGGATCGGACTTACCGTTCACAAGCTGGATCAAGTGATGAACGGGGAGATTGAAGAGATCGTTTCGGCGCTGACCCTTGCGGAGCAGGCTGAAGCGATGGAAAAAGGAGTATAA
- the ychF gene encoding redox-regulated ATPase YchF — MALKAGIVGLPNVGKSTLFNAITQAGAESANYPFCTIDPNVGVVEVPDERLDKLTELVQPNKTVPTAFEFVDIAGLVRGASKGEGLGNKFLAHIREVDAIVHVVRCFEDENITHVDGKVNPVSDIQTINLELILADLDSVEKRIDRAKKNMKGGNKQYAQEVELLERLKEALYNDQPARSVELSDDEKLIVRDLHLLTLKPVLYAANLSEDGVAEADSNPYVQQVRDFAAAENAIVVPISAKVEAEIAELEGEDKAMFLEELGLEESGLNRLIKAAYSLLGLYTYFTAGVQEVRAWTIRKGTKAPQAAGVIHTDFERGFIRAEVVAYDDLVAAGSMNGAKERGQLRLEGKEYVVNDGDVMHFRFNV, encoded by the coding sequence ATGGCTTTAAAAGCAGGAATCGTCGGTTTGCCAAACGTCGGCAAATCAACATTGTTTAATGCGATCACGCAAGCGGGCGCCGAATCGGCCAACTATCCGTTCTGTACGATTGATCCAAACGTCGGTGTTGTGGAAGTGCCGGATGAGCGCCTCGACAAGCTGACCGAGCTGGTTCAACCGAACAAAACGGTACCAACCGCTTTTGAATTCGTGGACATCGCGGGCTTGGTCCGCGGGGCGAGCAAAGGGGAAGGTCTTGGGAACAAGTTTCTTGCCCATATTCGTGAAGTGGATGCCATCGTTCATGTTGTTCGCTGCTTTGAAGACGAGAACATTACCCACGTTGACGGTAAAGTGAACCCGGTCAGCGATATCCAGACGATTAATTTGGAGCTGATCCTTGCGGATCTCGACAGCGTGGAGAAGCGGATTGACCGCGCGAAGAAGAACATGAAGGGCGGCAACAAGCAGTATGCTCAGGAAGTAGAGCTGCTGGAGCGCCTGAAGGAAGCTCTTTATAACGATCAACCGGCACGCAGCGTGGAGCTGAGCGATGATGAGAAGCTGATTGTTCGCGATTTGCACTTGCTGACATTGAAGCCGGTGCTATACGCGGCTAACCTGAGCGAAGACGGCGTTGCGGAAGCCGACAGCAACCCTTATGTACAGCAGGTTCGTGATTTCGCGGCTGCGGAGAACGCGATCGTGGTTCCGATCAGCGCGAAGGTTGAAGCCGAAATTGCCGAGCTTGAAGGCGAGGACAAAGCGATGTTCCTTGAGGAGCTGGGTCTGGAAGAATCCGGTTTGAACCGTCTCATCAAGGCTGCTTACAGTCTGCTGGGATTGTACACTTACTTTACGGCAGGCGTGCAGGAAGTGCGTGCCTGGACGATCCGTAAAGGAACGAAAGCTCCGCAAGCGGCAGGCGTGATTCATACCGACTTCGAACGCGGCTTCATTCGTGCAGAGGTTGTAGCTTACGATGACCTCGTTGCAGCCGGATCGATGAACGGCGCGAAGGAACGCGGACAGCTTCGCCTGGAAGGCAAAGAGTACGTTGTGAATGACGGCGATGTGATGCACTTCCGTTTCAATGTGTAG
- the fni gene encoding type 2 isopentenyl-diphosphate Delta-isomerase, with product MNSEHKETAGQPAETISGRGLERPEGRLVPEVPTGERKIEHVRLCLNEEVGSVGVTTGFERYRFRHSALPEIDFEDIKLDTAFLGFSVRTPFLISSMTGGSKATGEINRRLAEAAQRRGWALGVGSVRAAVEKEELAPTFRVRESAPSVPVIANLGAVQLNYGFGLDDCQRAVDIAGADMLVLHLNGLQEVFQPEGNTRFGRLLKRIEDLCRTLSVPVGIKEVGWGIDGETARNLLNIGAAFIDVAGAGGTSWSQVEKFRSPDPVRRAAAEAFAGWGNPTAECIVEVREAAPTCALIGSGGLQSGVDAAKALSLGADLAGFGRGLLGSAVESVEALDQRLAQVELELRTAMFGIGAGNIDALKSTQRLIRV from the coding sequence ATGAATTCAGAACATAAAGAGACCGCGGGTCAACCAGCTGAAACCATTTCAGGCAGAGGTTTGGAAAGACCCGAGGGCAGGCTGGTGCCGGAAGTGCCTACGGGCGAACGAAAAATAGAGCATGTACGCTTATGCCTGAATGAAGAAGTTGGCTCCGTAGGGGTAACCACCGGTTTTGAACGTTACCGTTTCCGTCACTCCGCACTGCCGGAAATCGACTTTGAAGATATTAAGCTGGACACTGCATTTCTTGGTTTTTCCGTACGAACCCCATTTCTGATCAGCTCCATGACTGGGGGAAGCAAGGCCACGGGAGAGATCAATAGACGTCTGGCTGAAGCCGCGCAGCGGCGCGGCTGGGCACTTGGGGTAGGCTCCGTGCGGGCAGCGGTGGAGAAGGAGGAGCTTGCTCCCACTTTCCGTGTCAGGGAGAGTGCGCCAAGCGTGCCGGTTATCGCCAACCTTGGAGCGGTGCAGCTGAACTATGGCTTTGGCCTTGACGATTGTCAGCGGGCGGTGGATATCGCGGGGGCGGACATGCTGGTTCTTCATTTAAACGGACTTCAAGAGGTGTTTCAGCCGGAAGGAAATACACGGTTTGGCCGTTTGCTTAAGCGAATTGAGGATCTGTGCCGTACGCTTTCGGTACCGGTCGGCATTAAAGAAGTCGGATGGGGCATCGATGGTGAAACGGCGCGGAATCTGCTGAATATCGGGGCGGCCTTCATCGACGTGGCTGGTGCGGGCGGTACCTCATGGAGCCAGGTTGAAAAATTCCGCAGCCCGGATCCGGTTCGCCGCGCTGCGGCTGAAGCTTTCGCCGGGTGGGGCAATCCTACCGCGGAATGCATCGTGGAGGTGCGTGAAGCTGCGCCAACCTGTGCGCTTATCGGCAGCGGCGGGCTGCAAAGCGGCGTTGATGCCGCTAAAGCGCTCTCGCTTGGCGCCGATCTGGCAGGCTTCGGGCGTGGACTCCTGGGATCGGCCGTCGAATCGGTGGAAGCGCTGGATCAGCGGCTTGCCCAGGTGGAGTTGGAGCTGCGGACGGCGATGTTCGGAATCGGCGCGGGGAATATCGATGCGCTGAAGTCAACCCAACGGCTGATTCGCGTTTGA
- a CDS encoding phospholipase D family protein, whose product MGFRHFIHNRNSENLPTTDPGTLLASGKPNTKSSRTRTTIFICLVLLILWLIGVMIYQTHKPLPKGISYESPLYQSDVKMWTDLTYPGPDGQPVHDREIGPRIGQIIDESRKFLVIDMFLFNGYAHKDQDYPKVSKELAHRLVAHKKKYPDMDIFFISDEVNTGYGSYSLPEFEAMEAAGIHVIMTDVDRLRDSTPAYSAVWRTFFQWFGQSGTGTLPNLMANEAPDITVRSYLKLLNVKANHRKVVISENTALVTSANIHDASAFHSNIAFETSGDIIGDMLAAEQAAVNLTSPIKLPEYEPCSKPPLQPSGQANDVDVRYLTEGKIYKYVLEAIEQSQPGDTLWMGMFYLADSKVMDQLLKASDRGVDIRLILDPNQNAFGRDKIGIPNRPAAAELIKKSKGNISIRWYNTGTEQYHTKLMYIAKPTGKSVITGGSTNFTQRNLADLNLENNLWIAAPKDHPLTRDLDRYFHRIWFNEGAAFSLEAEAYQGETTWMKNILFKLQKWLGFTTF is encoded by the coding sequence TTGGGTTTTCGCCATTTCATTCATAACCGCAATTCAGAAAATCTACCTACAACCGATCCAGGCACGCTGCTCGCGTCAGGGAAACCGAATACCAAAAGCTCCCGAACGCGAACAACGATTTTCATCTGCCTTGTCCTTCTTATTCTATGGCTCATCGGCGTGATGATCTATCAGACTCATAAGCCACTACCGAAAGGGATCTCCTATGAAAGCCCGCTGTACCAGAGCGACGTTAAAATGTGGACCGACCTGACCTACCCCGGACCGGATGGTCAACCGGTACATGATCGCGAAATCGGACCGCGCATCGGTCAAATTATCGACGAATCCCGAAAATTCCTGGTTATCGATATGTTTCTGTTCAACGGCTACGCTCATAAAGATCAGGATTACCCCAAAGTTAGCAAAGAACTTGCCCATCGCCTTGTTGCCCATAAGAAGAAATATCCCGATATGGATATCTTCTTTATTTCCGATGAAGTGAATACCGGGTATGGCTCCTATTCGCTGCCGGAATTCGAGGCGATGGAGGCTGCCGGCATTCATGTAATCATGACCGATGTCGACCGGCTGCGAGACTCCACGCCCGCCTATTCTGCCGTATGGCGCACATTCTTCCAATGGTTTGGCCAGTCGGGCACGGGGACACTCCCCAATCTGATGGCCAACGAAGCACCCGATATTACGGTGCGCTCCTATCTGAAGCTGCTGAACGTGAAGGCCAATCACCGTAAAGTCGTCATCAGCGAGAACACCGCGCTGGTCACATCTGCCAACATCCATGACGCCAGCGCGTTCCACTCGAACATCGCCTTCGAAACGAGCGGGGACATCATCGGGGATATGCTTGCAGCCGAGCAAGCCGCCGTTAACCTTACAAGCCCGATCAAACTGCCGGAGTATGAGCCGTGCTCAAAGCCACCTCTGCAGCCTTCAGGTCAAGCTAACGATGTCGATGTTCGTTATTTGACGGAAGGGAAAATTTATAAATATGTTCTGGAGGCCATCGAGCAATCACAGCCCGGGGATACGCTCTGGATGGGGATGTTCTATCTGGCTGACAGCAAAGTCATGGACCAGCTTCTAAAAGCTTCGGACCGCGGTGTTGATATACGCCTCATCCTGGATCCGAACCAGAACGCCTTCGGCCGGGATAAGATCGGCATCCCCAACCGTCCGGCTGCGGCCGAGCTCATCAAGAAATCCAAAGGGAACATCTCCATCCGCTGGTACAACACCGGTACGGAGCAGTATCATACCAAGCTCATGTACATTGCCAAACCGACGGGAAAATCCGTCATTACCGGCGGGTCGACCAATTTTACCCAGCGGAATCTGGCCGATCTCAACCTGGAAAACAACTTGTGGATAGCCGCGCCTAAAGATCATCCGCTTACCCGGGATCTGGACCGTTACTTTCATCGAATATGGTTCAACGAAGGCGCAGCCTTTAGCCTCGAAGCCGAGGCTTACCAAGGAGAAACGACATGGATGAAGAACATCCTGTTTAAACTGCAAAAATGGCTGGGCTTCACAACCTTTTAA